A genomic region of Bactrocera dorsalis isolate Fly_Bdor chromosome 3, ASM2337382v1, whole genome shotgun sequence contains the following coding sequences:
- the LOC125777625 gene encoding uncharacterized protein LOC125777625 — MQALGLNDYLNDPMLINELLSKLPGDMKLDWGRRRMTISRVDVVAFDEWLFALASCASQVTPLNETNGNAAEEKVLGKSNRQRVFVHDEIPKELSPTKTRNEETKHSIACSLCGKEHNLADCPNFLAKSRNERWQLIKDKRLCIRCFKSHMVRRCTSKQVCGVDGCRMVHNPLLHSQNAAAKTSRVNTILVHQPSCTLMDSKLAEQLGLDGPGEDLCLRWTGDITQQEVNSKVLNCEISAREKNSRRYRMHNIRTITDLELPQQTLNADTLNEHKHLKSLPILPYTDCKARLLIGLDNTAKLCVPEEVSQAEGDDLIAARCKIGWSVYGQDKSAYQPDENLFHVCTCTKYDQLDNLISRADERAYHIMEKTVLYDASVKKWETGLLWKYDHIDLPDSYRMAYNRLQCLEKKMEKSPDLKQYLVGKLNDYLEKGYIRKLNVEEISKGGKSWFIPIFTIENVNKNKLRIVWDAAAKVSGTSLNDVLLKGLDLLRSLVGVLLRFRERPVAICGDIREMFHQIRVRAEDQVAQQFLWRNGDSSRHPDVFAMTVMTFGASCSPSLANYIKDKNALRFQKTLPNAVATIVENTFVDDWLHSMDDEEEMIRLATDVRFIHCEGGFEMQNWLSNSKRVLQALSSKHEPANKCFIEPGSELQKVLGMWWLPTSDELTFVHRFKPDIFNESTFPTKRQMLRVMMTIFDPLGLLGFIVIKAKMILQDVWRSGVTWDEPVHDKERSAWWQWLRKLRCIDKIRIPRCYTFANRSSDNQLHIFVDASISAYAAVAFLRSSMGDKVHCCLVASKTRVAPLKPFSVPRLELMAAILGLRLAKFIRKELSIQINRRIFWCDSKDVLYWIRSDARKFNQFVAVRIGEILEDSQINEWRWVPTKDNVADDGTKWYNNMELNSSGRWFTGPEFLSLSETLWPTSEFKEPQAVAETIQHVTIDSSKDIGDTQPDPTRFSKWEKLRAVQMCVLRFLRLTMKNTARNPVTQTIISDSTCKSAELLLFRKCQEECYGAEFDQIKKGAVSRKGSIYKFSPFIDKLGLLRVKSRIEEARGVTTDLKQPIILPRNNIVTHLVTDFYHRKFHHLHNEIVVNEMRQRFCINGLRVLVRMISKVCQQCRNRRATPNPPEMGKLPPERLASFTDPFAYTGVDYFGPFDVTIGRRHEKRWGVVFTCMTIRAVHIEISSSLSTDSFLLVLKLFISRRGVPRRIFSDNGTNFRGASRILADEIEKISSGTLIEKYPEIEWTFIPPASPHMGGVWERMVRSIKSVLMDILPKEGLREEVLRATLADVENIINMRPLTYVPLESYDSEALTPNHFLLGNSSGIREKGDCDVTNPSLLNKKFRTSGELADRFWKRWIREYLPGLTRRAKWFEKTPEPIAPKDVVIIVDENMKRNTWTKGIVMDVIKSSDGQIRSAVIKTSNGLITRPVVKLARLDLKVNPTSEHGDHGGGNVSAQQP, encoded by the exons ATGCAAGCATTAGGTCTGAACGACTATCTCAACGACCCTATGCTAATCAATGAGTTGCTGAGTAAACTTCCTGGAGATATGAAATTAGACTGGGGTCGTCGTCGAATGACCATCTCAAGGGTAGATGTCGTGGCCTTTGATGAATGGTTATTTGCGCTGGCTTCATGTGCAAGCCAGGTAACGCCACTTAATGAAACCAACGGTAACGCTGCGGAAGAAAAGGTGTTAGGAAAGAGCAATAGGCAAAGAGTTTTCGTGCACGACGAAATCCCAAAGGAGCTTAGCCCCACCAAAACGCGTAATGAGGAAACTAAACATTCCATAGCTTGTTCTCTGTGCGGCAAAGAGCACAATCTTGCCGATTGTCCAAACTTCCTAGCAAAGAGCCGAAATGAACGTTGGCAGTTAATCAAGGACAAAAGGCTATGCATTCGATGCTTTAAGTCCCACATGGTTAGACGCTGCACCTCTAAGCAAGTTTGCGGGGTAGATGGATGTAGAATGGTGCACAACCCACTACTACATAGCCAAAATGCTGCAGCTAAGACTAGTCGGGTAAATACAATCCTAGTTCATCAAC CATCATGCACGTTGATGGACAGTAAATTGGCTGAGCAGCTAGGTCTCGACGGCCCTGGTGAAGACTTGTGCTTGAGATGGACGGGCGACATAACACAGCAGGAGGTAAACTCAAAGGTTTTAAACTGTGAAATATCTGCAAGAGAGAAAAATTCTAGGCGATATCGTATGCACAATATTCGAACAATCACTGACCTTGAGTTACCGCAACAAACTCTCAACGCAGACACTTTAAATGAGCACAAACACCTGAAGTCATTGCCTATTCTACCATACACCGACTGCAAAGCGCGATTATTAATAGGATTGGACAACACGGCTAAACTTTGCGTACCTGAGGAGGTGAGTCAAGCTGAAGGTGATGATCTAATAGCTGCGCGTTGTAAAATAGGTTGGTCAGTATATGGTCAGGATAAGTCGGCATATCAGCCAGACGAAAATCTGTTCCACGTTTGCACCTGTACTAAATATGATCAGCTTGATAACTTAAT ATCAAGGGCAGACGAGCGTGCTTACCACATAATGGAGAAAACAGTTTTGTATGATGCCAGTGTTAAGAAATGGGAAACGGGCCTCTTGTGGAAATATGACCACATTGACTTGCCCGACTCCTATCGAATGGCATATAATCGTCTCCAATGTCTGGAAAAGAAGATGGAAAAGAGCCCCGATCTGAAGCAATATCTTGTTGGGAAGTTAAATGACTATCTCGAAAAGGGTTACATAAGAAAACTAAATGTCGAGGAAATATCGAAAGGAGGCAAATCTTGGTTTATTCCaatattcacaattgagaacgttaacaaaaataaattgagaatCGTGTGGGATGCAGCAGCTAAGGTGAGTGGCACCAGTCTGAACGACGTATTATTGAAAGGACTCGATCTTCTAAGATCGTTGGTAGGTGTCCTATTGAGATTTCGTGAACGACCAGTGGCCATCTGTGGAGATATTCGTGAAATGTTTCACCAAATTAGGGTGAGAGCGGAAGATCAGGTAGCACAGCAGTTCCTGTGGCGAAACGGCGATAGTAGCAGACATCCCGATGTATTCGCTATGACCGTTATGACGTTTGGGGCATCGTGTTCCCCATCTTTGGCAAACTACATAAAAGATAAGAACGCTCTACGTTTCCAGAAGACACTACCAAATGCTGTGGCAACAATTGTCGAAAATACGTTTGTGGACGATTGGTTGCATAGTATGGATGATGAGGAAGAAATGATTCGACTAGCTACTGACGTCCGCTTCATCCATTGTGAAGGTGGGTTCGAGATGCAAAACTGGTTGTCGAATTCTAAACGAGTTCTGCAAGCGCTCTCAAGTAAGCATGAACCCGCGAATAAATGCTTCATAGAGCCAGGATCAGAACTTCAAAAGGTTCTTGGTATGTGGTGGTTACCAACCAGTGACGAACTAACCTTTGTTCACAGGTTCAAACCGGATATCTTCAATGAATCCACTTTTCCAACGAAACGACAAATGCTTCGAGTAATGATGACTATATTCGACCCTTTGGGTCTGTTGGGGTTTATTGTAATTAAAGCAAAGATGATATTACAAGATGTGTGGCGATCGGGCGTAACTTGGGATGAGCCTGTACATGATAAAGAACGTTCCGCTTGGTGGCAGTGGCTGCGAAAGCTACGCTGTATTGATAAAATCCGTATTCCAAGGTGCTACACTTTCGCAAATCGCAGCAGCGATAACCAACTTCATATCTTCGTTGATGCTAGCATATCAGCATATGCTGCTGTGGCCTTTCTTCGTTCAAGTATGGGCGACAAAGTTCATTGCTGTCTCGTTGCCTCCAAGACACGAGTTGCTCCGTTGAAGCCATTCTCAGTGCCGAGACTTGAGTTGATGGCAGCCATCTTAGGACTTCGTCTAGCTAAGTTCATAAGAAAGGAACTCTCCATACAAATTAACCGCCGGATCTTCTGGTGCGATTCGAAGGATGTCCTATATTGGATTAGGTCTGACGCCAGAAAATTCAACCAGTTTGTAGCTGTGCGAATTGGCGAAATTCTAGAGGATTCACAAATCAACGAGTGGCGGTGGGTACCAACGAAGGATAACGTAGCTGACGATGGTACAAAATGGTACAATAATATGGAATTAAACAGCTCTGGGAGATGGTTTACGGGCCCTGAATTCCTAAGTCTATCAGAAACTCTCTGGCCAACATCCGAATTCAAAGAGCCACAAGCCGTAGCAGAAACTATACAGCACGTAACAATTGATTCTTCGAAAGATATTGGTGATACGCAACCAGATCCTACAAGGTTTAGTAAGTGGGAGAAATTGCGCGCTGTACAGATGTGTGTTCTTCGTTTTCTCCGTTTGACTATGAAGAACACCGCTAGAAATCCAGTTACTCAAACAATTATTTCCGATAGCACCTGTAAAAGTGCAGAACTACTTCTCTTCCGCAAGTGCCAGGAAGAATGCTATGGCGCAGAGTttgatcaaataaaaaaaggcgCGGTAAGTCGAAAAGGCTCAATCTACAAATTTTCTCCATTTATAGACAAGCTGGGACTGCTACGCGTAAAGAGTCGGATCGAAGAAGCAAGAGGAGTGACAACAGATCTCAAACAACCGATTATACTTCCCCGTAACAATATTGTTACTCATTTGGTCACAGATTTCTATCATAGAAAGTTCCATCACCTCCACAACGAGATAGTGGTAAATGAGATGCGTCAGCGATTCTGCATTAATGGTCTACGAGTTTTGGTGCGGATGATATCAAAAGTATGTCAACAATGTCGTAATCGGAGAGCCACACCGAATCCACCAGAAATGGGAAAGTTACCACCAGAGCGTCTCGCGTCATTCACTGATCCTTTCGCTTATACAGGAGTGGATTATTTCGGACCCTTCGACGTGACGATTGGCAGAAGGCATGAGAAGCGTTGGGGAGTTGTTTTTACCTGCATGACTATACGTGCCGTACATATTGAGATTTCTTCATCGCTATCTACTGACTCATTCCTCCTTGTTCTGAAATTGTTTATATCACGACGAGGAGTTCCTCGTCGAATCTTCTCTGACAACGGCACTAATTTCAGAGGCGCTAGTCGCATTCTAGCAGATGAAATCGAGAAAATATCATCTGGCACACTAATAGAAAAATACCCCGAAATTGAGTGGACTTTCATACCACCAGCATCACCACATATGGGCGGAGTGTGGGAGCGCATGGTACGATCTATAAAGTCAGTATTGATGGACATATTACCAAAAGAAGGTCTACGAGAGGAAGTGCTGAGAGCAACTTTAGCCGAcgtcgaaaatattattaacatgcGCCCTCTTACCTACGTTCCACTGGAATCATACGATAGCGAAGCATTAACGCCAAACCATTTCCTTCTGGGAAATTCAAGTGGCATAAGAGAGAAGGGTGATTGCGATGTTACCAATCCGTCGCTGCTAAATAAGAAATTTCGCACATCTGGTGAGTTGGCTGATCGATTTTGGAAGCGATGGATTCGCGAGTACTTGCCAGGCCTGACAAGACGGGCAAAATGGTTCGAAAAAACCCCAGAGCCCATCGCTCCCAAAGACGTCGTAATAATTGTTGATGAAAACATGAAAAGGAACACTTGGACAAAGGGAATAGTTATGGATGTCATAAAGAGCAGCGACGGACAAATAAGAAGCGCCGTAATCAAAACTTCCAACGGCTTAATAACACGGCCAGTAGTGAAACTTGCGCGCCTAGATCTGAAAGTGAACCCCACGTCAGAGCATGGAGATCACGGAGGGGGGAATGTTAGCGCGCAACAaccctaa